In the Drosophila takahashii strain IR98-3 E-12201 chromosome 3R, DtakHiC1v2, whole genome shotgun sequence genome, one interval contains:
- the Vps33B gene encoding vacuolar protein sorting-associated protein 33B, whose amino-acid sequence MDLTLDKKLQGFQLVAQEKLCSILCSIPGKKELILEPDLIKPLEHVVTASWLKLKGIQRIYKHDAAQSLPRSADQVHIYMIRSVLGTFQTLLKQLQPVALEEMPDISLKMYHIVCVPSCYSYFQTLLEQAGLYGLVELYHFNWDFIYFDQGVLSLELPNLYECLYLQGNTSPLPSAAQSLRLLQMICGQPSVILSFGRNSSQLLQMLKALGKLPESTNPPDYGGWLIIDRDKDYPASLLTPAIYAGLLLEVFQLRSGEILVDNSTNKISSQRVELLQGKKGKGVPSAASKPCSIRLNSSSDEIYGDNRYKRFAQVSSLIHAQVKALGLELQKLNDMQLEEMHDYVARKLPKLTELKSKVLRHLNASEIVIQMMGNFRRLQTLEEDILNNVSRKRLLGEIDELMTTDGQRFNTLRLLCLLHHCVGVAPEELQIFARNYCNLFGHRELGVFQQLSQAGLLPPLLAEKKAAPTKLLANLPLPKFQQTEFQANANRLKLLTSSGDGQDGGSTSKNQAAGLQSCPSFVFNGTYIPLVAQLCSILLKTNSAEELSAKLGMIEGLLLHLDGGKTTPKAFANLLKVNGGAADQDVFPLRLRNLFVFVVGGASYAEIAACDFVAKLTGAQITVASDSLMAGSDLIATAFNH is encoded by the exons ATGGATTTGACGCTGGACAAAAAGCTGCAGGGATTCCAGTTGGTGGCCCAggaaaag CTGTGCTCTATACTATGTTCGATACCTGGAAAAAAGGAGTTGATTTTGGAGCCCGACTTGATAAAGCCACTGGAACATGTCGTCACGGCCTCTTGGTTGAA ACTGAAGGGCATTCAGAGGATCTACAAACACGATGCGGCGCAGTCTTTACCCCGATCCGCGGATCAGGTGCACATCTATATGATCCGCAGTGTTTTGGGAACCTTTCAGACGTTACTCAAGCAATTGCAACCCGTGGCCTTGGAGGAGATGCCGGACATATCCCTGAAGATGTACCACATAGTCTGTGTGCCCAGTTGCTATTCCTATTTCCAAACGCTCCTCGAACAAGCCGGTCTTTATGGGCTGGTGGAACTTTATCATTTCAACTGGGATTTCATTTACTTTGATCAGGGAGTTCTCAGCTTGGAGCTGCCCAAT CTCTATGAATGCCTCTACCTCCAGGGAAACACATCTCCCTTGCCTTCGGCGGCCCAAAGCCTGCGTTTGCTTCAGATGATCTGCGGGCAACCCTCTGTGATCCTGAGCTTTGGCAGAAACTCCTCCCAATTGCTGCAGATGCTGAAGGCCCTGGGCAAGCTGCCGGAATCCACGAATCCTCCGGATTACGGCGGTTGGCTTATAATTGATAGGGATAAGGATTACCCTGCCAGTTTGCTAACGCCAGCCATTTATGCGGGTCTTCTCTTAGAGGTCTTCCAGCTGCGTTCCGGTGAAATCCTAGTGGACAATTCAACGAACAAGATAAGCAGCCAGCGGGTGGAGCTGCTGCAGGGAAAGAAGGGGAAAGGAGTACCTAGCGCGGCCAGCAAACCTTGCTCCATTCGCCTGAACTCCTCCTCCGATGAGATTTACGGCGATAATCGCTACAAGAGGTTCGCCCAGGTCAGCAGTTTGATTCACGCACAAGTCAAGGCCTTGGGCTTGGAACTACAGAAGCTCAACGACAtgcagctggaggagatgcACGACTATGTGGCCAGAAAGCTGCCCAAACTCACGGAGCTAAAGAGCAAAGTCCTGCGACATCTGAATGCCAGCGAGATTGTGATCCAAATGATGGGCAACTTTAGGAGGCTGCAAACTCTGGAGGAGGACATACTGAATAATGTTTCCAGGAAGCGATTGCTGGGCGAGATCGATGAGCTGATGACCACCGATGGTCAGCGGTTCAATACGCTACGCCTGCTGTGCCTTTTGCATCAttgtgtgggcgtggcgccCGAGGAGCTGCAGATCTTTGCGAGGAACTACTGCAATCTGTTTGGCCACCGGGAATTGGGTGTTTTTCAGCAGTTGTCGCAGGCGGGATTGCTTCCTCCGCTTCTGGCGGAGAAGAAGGCGGCGCCAACCAAGCTGCTGGCCAATCTGCCGCTGCCCAAATTCCAGCAAACCGAGTTCCAGGCCAATGCCAATCGGCTGAAGCTTCTCACCTCCAGCGGCGATGGACAGGATGGAGGTTCCACGTCGAAAAACCAAGCTGCTGGCCTGCAATCCTGTCCCAGTTTTGTGTTCAACGGCACCTACATCCCCTTGGTGGCGCAACTGTGCTCTATATTGTTAAAAACCAATAGTGCCGAGGAGTTATCCGCGAAGCTGGGCATGATTGAGGGTTTGCTATTGCATCTGGATGGTGGAAAAACCACGCCGAAGGCTTTTGCCAACCTGCTGAAGGTGAATGGAGGGGCTGCAGATCAGGACGTGTTCCCATTGCGCCTGAGGAATCTCTTTGTTTTCGTTGTGGGAGGCGCGAGTTATGCGGAAATTGCGGCCTGCGATTTTGTGGCCAAGCTGACGGGCGCCCAAATAACCGTGGCATCTGACTCTCTAATGGCGGGCAGCGATCTAATTGCCACCGCTTTCAATCATTGA
- the LOC108057536 gene encoding neugrin codes for MTTRMIQRALHTARSCLLARVPRRANPGLGYQLQQLQEHPSRPSEASEDYADLESDFMGVQKTHRQYEKEQLQQRDRIRQFMIKHKYFRDSKLPNLLLHAEKEQMRLLHERDPEEWSVERLAESFPATPDVVQKILRAKWRPRSVQRIRSHDETVIQNWQLLRTGKGDFNLPPPLLQHLQKFAERRKQDLRELKTQDWPTKAQLPIPQANEFRKLLGSSSNPTQEELHPQLQIPSGYEAPPSATEDETYLLDKIRNKKKMRLQDLKELKLVESAPKVPEELQRPIENPSGTGFLPSFVPKFASSEIVISAADQRKYEISQVKTRIVIPRKLHRQGATYRVEDAYYDDDGELLYRVPGMTGRGQ; via the coding sequence ATGACAACCCGAATGATCCAACGCGCTTTGCACACAGCTCGCTCCTGCCTTTTGGCCCGAGTTCCTCGTCGCGCCAATCCCGGACTGGGCtaccaactgcagcagctgcaggagcATCCTTCGAGGCCGAGCGAAGCTAGCGAGGATTACGCCGATCTGGAGTCGGACTTCATGGGCGTCCAGAAGACCCATCGGCAGTACGAGaaggagcaactgcagcagcgggATCGCATCCGCCAGTTTATGATCAAGCACAAGTATTTTCGGGACTCCAAGTTGCCCAATCTTTTGCTGCATGCGGAAAAGGAGCAGATGCGACTGCTCCACGAGCGGGATCCCGAGGAGTGGAGTGTGGAGCGGCTGGCGGAGAGTTTTCCCGCCACTCCGGATGTTGTGCAGAAAATCCTGAGGGCCAAGTGGCGACCGAGGAGTGTGCAAAGGATTCGCTCCCACGATGAAACGGTCATCCAAAATTGGCAGCTACTGAGGACGGGGAAAGGTGACTTTAATCTACCACCTCCACTTCTCCAGCATCTCCAGAAATTCGCTGAGCGAAGGAAACAGGATCTGCGGGAACTTAAAACGCAGGATTGGCCCACAAAAGCACAGCTGCCCATTCCACAGGCCAATGAATTCCGAAAGCTACTGGGCAGTAGCAGTAATCCAACACAAGAGGAACTGCATCCTCAATTACAAATCCCATCCGGCTATGAAGCCCCACCATCTGCAACCGAAGATGAAACCTATTTGCTGGACAAAATCcgcaataaaaagaagatgCGTCTGCAGGACCTCAAGGAATTGAAGTTGGTGGAGTCTGCACCCAAAGTTCCCGAGGAACTGCAGCGCCCCATTGAGAATCCCAGTGGCACCGGCTTCCTGCCCAGCTTTGTGCCCAAGTTCGCGAGCAGCGAGATTGTAATCAGCGCTGCGGATCAGCGGAAGTATGAGATAAGCCAGGTGAAAACCAGGATTGTCATCCCACGGAAACTGCATCGCCAGGGAGCCACTTATCGCGTGGAGGATGCCTACTACGATGACGATGGGGAGCTGCTCTATCGAGTGCCTGGGATGACAGGAAGAGGTCAAtag
- the MED28 gene encoding mediator of RNA polymerase II transcription subunit 28: MASNEPGGGNLMDEFEEAFQSCLLTLTKQEPNSGTNKEEIELEVQKTTNRFIDVARQMEAFFLQKRFLVSTLKPYMLIKDENQDLSIEIQRKEALLQKHYNRLEEWKACLSDIQQGVHSRPTPPIGAGMLQGPGGGVGMPPMVGGAPPRPGMMPGMPPGAMQPGGPMQPSPQHMLQAQQMQQLRMMGRQMPPK, from the coding sequence ATGGCCAGCAACGAACCGGGTGGCGGAAACCTGATGGACGAGTTCGAGGAGGCCTTCCAGTCGTGCCTGCTGACGCTGACCAAGCAGGAGCCGAATTCGGGGACGAACAAGGAGGAGATCGAACTGGAGGTTCAGAAGACCACCAATCGCTTCATAGACGTGGCCCGCCAAATGGAGGCGTTCTTCCTGCAGAAGCGCTTCCTCGTCTCCACGCTGAAGCCCTACATGCTGATCAAGGACGAGAACCAGGACCTCAGCATCGAGATCCAGCGCAAGGAGGCGCTGCTCCAGAAGCACTACAATCGCCTGGAGGAGTGGAAGGCCTGCCTCTCAGACATCCAGCAGGGCGTCCACAGTCGCCCCACTCCGCCCATTGGCGCTGGGATGCTCCAAGGACCCGGCGGCGGCGTGGGAATGCCACCCATGGTGGGAGGAGCACCTCCTCGTCCAGGAATGATGCCCGGCATGCCACCGGGAGCGATGCAACCCGGCGGACCCATGCAACCGAGTCCACAGCACATGCTGCAGGCCCAGCAGATGCAGCAGCTACGCATGATGGGCAGGCAGATGCCCCCAAAATAA
- the XNP gene encoding transcriptional regulator ATRX homolog — protein sequence MGKKNPNARHTDAATPLTTDDSNCSSVSENEIEIETSTGSSSSKRKPKSRSSHGNVRASRKVSSSSSSSDSDSDQAVANSSAEEEEEEQSSEVCKIRIVPLEKLLASPKKNTRRKKISLVESSSDSEVVLPPKARNKSPLPPRKRSAAIIELSDSEEEELVNPLKEEPKKQQEKPQKSPEAKPKRCVVRLKRVSLPNPAQNPGKMSTDSEEAATTSKKSRQRRSKSESEPDSEYEVPGVAGEEEVEDIKYSSGEEEAEEDQAANSSDSEVIPQRKRRRKKSDSEKGSSDFEPDEKQPKKKGRKRIKKNSSGESDGDGDDDKAKNKRKHIRKIIKTKDLDLTTKEAAKEEDDRRKRIEDRQKLYNRIFVKSESVEISELVLDFDEDSKKALLQVDKGLLKKLKPHQVAGVKFMWDACFETLQESQEKPGSGCILAHCMGLGKTLQVVTLSHTLLVNTRRTGVDRVLVISPLSTVNNWAREFTSWMKFANRNDIEVYDISRYKDKPTRIFKLNEWFNEGGVCILGYDMYRILANEKAKGLRKKQREQLFQALVDPGPDLVVCDEGHLLKNEKTSISKAVTRMRTKRRIVLTGTPLQNNLREYYCMIQFVKPNLLGTYKEYMNRFVNPITNGQYTDSTERDLRLMKHRSHILHKLLEGCIQRRDYSVLAPYLPPKHEYVVYTTLSELQQKLYGYYMTTHREQSGSDVVGKGARLFQDFQDLRRIWTHPMNLRVNSDNVIAKRLLSNDDSDIEGFICDETDEEEAASNSSDSCESFKSDASMSGLAASSGKVKKRKTRNGNRAGNNDSDSDLELLSGLPGGASVQKDDPSEWWKPFVEDRELNNVHHSPKLLILLRLLQQCEAIGDKLLVFSQSLQSLDVIEHFLSLVDSNTKNYEFEGDVGDFKGCWTNGKDYFRLDGSCSVEQREAMCKQFNNVTNLRARLFLISTRAGGLGINLVAANRVVIFDVSWNPSHDTQSIFRVYRFGQIKPCYIYRLIAMGTMEQKVYERQVAKQATAKRVIDEQQISRHYNQTDLMELYSYELQPSSEREMPLLPKDRLFAEILTEHDKLIFKYHEHDSLLEQEEHENLTEEERKSAWAEYEAEKTRTVQASQYMSYDRNAFGNQVMGQFGNASGSVTSNKIFGFRSDILLQLLNMKISQDHPELSQNQVIQLVPTYLQQLYNEMNNGDPTMYKDLLSLHSHIVHPSGMYMNPLLYANQNPNAAGYNQGSGGGGPPGAAGSMPAQPAAAAAPGFEPDKVYEID from the exons ATGGGAAAGAAAAACCCCAACGCCCGTCACACAGATGCCGCAACACCTTTGACCACAGACGACTCCAACTGCTCCTCCGTTTCGGaaaacgaaatcgaaatcgaaacctCAACCGGATCTTCATCCTCGAAACGGAAGCCGAAAAGCAGATCATCGCATGGCAATGTCAGGGCGTCCAGAAAGGTCAGCAGTTCCAGCTCCTCCagtgattccgattccgatcaGGCAGTAGCCAATAGTTCAGccgaagaagaggaagaggaGCAGTCGTCCGAGGTCTGCAAAATACGCATTGTGCCGCTCGAGAAGCTGCTGGCCAGTCCCAAGAAGAATACCCGCCGGAAGAAGATTTCCCTGGTGGAATCCTCCAGCGACAGCGAGGTGGTGTTGCCTCCAAAGGCGAGGAACAAATCCCCTTTGCCGCCGCGCAAAAGGAGCGCAGCTATCATAGAACTAAGCGacagcgaggaggaggagctggttAATCCCCTCAAGGAAGAACCTAAAAAACAGCAGGAGAAACCCCAGAAATCCCCGGAAGCCAAGCCCAAGCGCTGTGTGGTGCGCTTGAAGCGCGTCAGCCTGCCAAATCCCGCCCAGAATCCCGGGAAGATGAGCACGGACTCAGAGGAGGCGGCCACCACATCGAAGAAGAGCCGCCAGCGGCGTTCCAAGAGCGAAAGTGAGCCGGACTCGGAGTATGAGGTGCCTGGAGTAGCAGGGGAAGAGGAGGTGGAGGATATAAAGTACTCCTCcggggaggaggaggcggaggaggatcaGGCGGCCAACAGCAGCGACAGCGAGGTGATACCGCAGCGGAAGAGGCGCCGGAAGAAGAGCGACTCCGAAAAGGGCTCCTCCGACTTTGAGCCGGATGAGAAGCAGCCGAAGAAAAAGGGTCGCAAGCGGATCAAGAAGAATTCCAGCGGAGAAAGCGATGGCGACGGTGATGACGACAAGGCGAAGAACAAGCGCAAGCACATCCGGAAGATTATCAAGACCAAGGACTTGGATCTGACGACCAAGGAGGCGGCCAAGGAGGAGGATGACCGAAGGAAGCGCATCGAGGACCGGCAGAAGCTGTACAATCGCATCTTCGTGAAGTCCGAGAGCGTGGAGATTAGCGAACTGGTGCTGGATTTCGATGAGGATTCGAAGAAGGCCCTGCTGCAGGTGGACAAGGGGCTGCTGAAGAAGCTGAAGCCGCATCAGGTGGCCGGCGTGAAGTTCATGTGGGACGCCTGCTTCGAGACGCTGCAGGAGAGCCAGGAGAAGCCCGGCTCCGGCTGCATCCTGGCCCATTGCATGGGTCTGGGCAAGACGCTGCAGGTGGTGACCTTATCCCACACCCTCCTCGTGAACACCAGACGCACTGGAGTGGATAGAGTCCTTGTAATTTCACCCCTTAGCACGGTGAACAACTGGGCGCGCGAGTTCACCAGCTGGATGAAGTTCGCCAATCGCAACGACATCGAGGTCTACGACATTTCGCGCTACAAGGACAAGCCGACGCGCATCTTTAAGCTCAACGAATGGTTTAACGAGGGCGGCGTCTGCATCCTCGGCTACGACATGTACCGCATCCTGGCCAACGAGAAGGCCAAGGGTCTGCGCAAGAAGCAGCGCGAGCAGCTCTTCCAGGCTCTGGTCGATCCGGGTCCGGATTTGGTCGTCTGCGACGAGGGACATCTGCTCAAGAACGAGAAGACCTCGATTAGCAAGGCGGTCACAAGGATGCGCACCAAACGAAGGATTGTCCTCACCGGCACACCACTTCAAAATAATCTCAGAGAAT ATTACTGCATGATTCAGTTCGTCAAGCCGAATCTGCTGGGCACATACAAGGAGTACATGAACCGCTTCGTCAATCCCATCACCAACGGTCAGTACACGGACTCCACGGAGCGGGATCTGCGTCTAATGAAGCACCGCTCGCACATTCTGCACAAGCTGCTCGAGGGCTGCATCCAGCGGCGGGATTACTCCGTCCTCGCTCCCTATTTGCCGCCCAAACACGAGTACGTGGTCTACACGACGCTCTCGGAGTTGCAGCAGAAGCTGTACGGCTACTACATGACCACCCATCGGGAACAGAGCGGCTCGGATGTCGTCGGCAAAGGGGCGCGGCTGTTCCAGGACTTTCAGGACCTGCGACGCATCTGGACGCATCCGATGAACCTGCGGGTGAACAGCGATAACGTGATTGCAAAAAGGCTACTGAGCAACGATGACTCCGACATCGAGGGCTTCATTTGCGACGAgaccgacgaggaggaggctgCCTCCAATTCCTCGGACAGCTGTGAGTCCTTCAAGTCGGATGCCAGCATGTCGGGTTTGGCGGCCAGTTCGGGAAAGGTGAAAAAGCGCAAGACTCGCAATGGCAATCGTGCCGGGAACAACGATAGCGATTCGGATCTAGAGCTGCTGAGCGGTTTGCCTGGAGGAGCCAGTGTCCAAAAGGACGATCCTTCCGAATGGTGGAAGCCATTCGTCGAGGATCGAGAGCTGAACAACGTGCACCATTCCCCCAAGCTGCTCATCCTTCTGCGGCTACTGCAGCAGTGCGAGGCCATCGGGGACAAGCTGCTCGTCTTCTCGCAGTCCCTGCAATCGCTCGACGTCATCGAGCACTTCCTGTCGCTGGTGGACAGCAATACCAAGAACTACGAGTTCGAAG GCGATGTGGGCGACTTCAAGGGCTGCTGGACGAACGGGAAGGACTACTTCCGGCTGGACGGCAGCTGCAGCGTGGAGCAGCGCGAGGCGATGTGCAAGCAGTTCAACAACGTGACCAATTTGCGGGCCCGCCTCTTTCTCATTTCGACGCGTGCCGGCGGCCTGGGCATCAATCTGGTTGCCGCCAATCGTGTGGTCATCTTCGATGTCTCCTGGAATCCCTCGCACGATACGCAGAGCATATTCCGCGTGTATCGCTTCGGGCAGATTAAACCTTGCTACATCTACCGGCTGATTGCCATGGGCACCATGGAGCAGAAGGTCTACGAACGGCAGGTGGCCAAGCAGGCGACGGCCAAGCGGGTGATTGATGAGCAGCAGATCTCGCGGCACTACAACCAGACGGACCTAATGGAACTCTACTCGTACGAACTGCAACCCAGTAGCGAACGCGAGATGCCGCTGCTGCCGAAGGATCGGCTCTTCGCCGAGATTCTCACCGAGCACGACAAGCTGATCTTCAAGTATCACGAGCATGACTCGCTGCTGGAACAGGAGGAGCACGAGAATCTCACCGAGGAGGAGCGCAAATCCGCCTGGGCAGAATATGAGGCGGAAAAGACGCGAACCGTTCAGGCATCGCAGTACATGAGCTACGATAGGAATGCCTTTGGCAACCAGGTGATGGGACAATTTGGCAATGCCTCCGGCAGTGTGACGTCCAACAAGATCTTCGGCTTCCGCTCGGACattctgctgcagctgctcaacATGAAGATATCGCAGGATCATCCGGAGCTCAGTCAAAACCAGGTCATTCAGCTGGTGCCCACCTATCTGCAGCAGCTGTACAACGAGATGAACAACGGCGATCCGACGATGTACAAGGATCTGCTTAGCCTGCACTCGCACATTGTCCATCCCAGCGGGATGTACATGAATCCGCTGCTCTACGCCAACCAGAATCCCAATGCGGCTGGCTACAATCAGGGCAGTGGTGGCGGCGGTCCGCCCGGGGCGGCTGGTTCAATGCCCGCACaacccgctgctgctgctgctcctggttTCGAGCCGGACAAGGTGTACGAAATTGATTAA
- the LOC108057528 gene encoding transmembrane protein 141: protein MNDIKRLKDQQREKHPGFDGYIDCMTRSLFTGLATFCLSFSGTYFAQKIVQSRIRYPVKYNILVSSLVATGVSYQTTSSRTKSCQAAWMAFEEKHSVLNEKTF from the exons ATGAACGATATCAAGCGACTCAAGGATCAGCAGCGCGAAAAGCACCCAGGATTCGATGGTTATATCGACTGCATGACCCGCTCCCTTTTCACAGGCCTCGCCACATTTTGTTTAA GTTTTTCCGGCACCTATTTCGCCCAGAAGATCGTACAATCGCGCATTCGTTATCCTGTAAAGTACAATATACTGGTCTCCTCGCTGGTGGCCACTGGGGTATCCTATCAAACGACATCGTCGCGCACCAAATCCTGTCAAGCGGCGTGGATGGCCTTTGAGGAAAAGCATTCCGTACTCAACGAGAAAACCTTTTAG
- the LOC108057526 gene encoding putative GTP-binding protein 6: MSALRIFSRLTRSLPLRPLAGISLRYKYTQHQGVKGIRNRKSFFEAQMQATGQDNEDLEQEERTTGSDLADMRFLDDRAYDEVAGGAMRIIRDIASSQQVLILQPYVKWAAKRQSTPVDVRPEDQLAEASALIHSLPNWQVARALKVPLESLEKKTLFGSGKLVDLKELVAELRQERQLTCLFVSKGTLSFAQKRFLEAEFRLPVMDRYSVVIQILRLHATSAEAKLQVAMAELPYIWAQAKDASVTQTRRQGYALSDLQKEILRTRERKLRAELDRVRRQRQLLRQKRKQQNYPIVAVVGYTNAGKTSLIKALTVEDALQPRNQLFATLDVTAHAGCLPCNLQVIYMDTVGFMSDLPTGLFECFVATLEDAMLADVIVLVQDLSHPCHAAQRNHVEATLRSLAFNVAGGDSTASQLPPIINVYNKCDLVTAETKSSSDPVHHISARAQTGLEPLLDDIEQQILIATGRRKLQMRVPSGGPEMAWLYKNSAVVETIADEENPERLMMHVVISQRTLDQFKRQFCQ; the protein is encoded by the exons ATGTCTGCTCTACGGATATTCAGCCGTTTAACCAGGAGTCTTCCACTCCGACCGCTGGCAGGGATTTCCCTGCGCTATAAGTACACCCAACATCAAGGAGTTAAGGGAATTCGCAACCGAAAAAGCTTCTTTGAGGCCCAGATGCAGGCCACCGGTCAGGATAATGAGGATTtggagcaggaggagcggACAACTGGCAGCGATTTAGCAGACATGCGGTTCCTAGATGATAG AGCCTACGACGAGGTGGCCGGAGGCGCCATGCGCATCATCCGCGACATAGCCAGCTCCCAGCAAGTCCTAATCCTCCAGCCGTACGTAAAGTGGGCCGCCAAACGGCAGAGCACACCCGTGGATGTTCGGCCAGAGGATCAACTGGCGGAGGCCTCTGCTTTGATTCACTCGCTGCCCAATTGGCAGGTGGCTAGGGCGCTCAAAGTTCCACTGGAAAGTCTCGAGAAGAAGACACTCTTTGGCAGCGGCAAGCTAGTGGACCTGAAAGAGCTGGTCGCCGAACTGCGGCAGGAACGGCAACTCACCTGCCTGTTTGTCAGCAAGGGCACGCTGTCCTTTGCCCAGAAACGCTTCCTGGAGGCGGAGTTCCGGCTGCCGGTGATGGATCGCTACTCCGTGGTGATACAGATCCTAAGGCTACATGCCACCAGCGCGGAGGCAAAGCTGCAG GTAGCCATGGCTGAGCTGCCCTACATTTGGGCCCAGGCCAAGGATGCGAGTGTCACGCAGACGCGTCGCCAGGGCTACGCTTTGAGTGACCTGCAGAAGGAGATTCTGCGCACCAGGGAGCGCAAATTGCGAGCGGAATTGGATCGGGTGCGTCGACAGAGGCAGTTGCTCCGTCAAAAGCGAAAGCAGCAAAATTATCCCATTGTGGCCGTCGTTGGTTACACAAATGCCGGCAAGACCTCCTTGATCAAGGCTCTCACCGTGGAGGATGCTCTGCAGCCGAGGAATCAGTTGTTCGCCACCCTCGATGTGACTGCTCATGCGGGCTGCTTGCCCTGCAATCTGCAGGTGATCTACATGGACACCGTGGGCTTCATGTCCGATTTGCCCACGGGACTTTTTGAGTGCTTCGTGGCCACTTTGGAGGATGCCATGCTGGCG GATGTAATTGTGCTCGTTCAGGACCTCTCCCATCCCTGCCATGCCGCTCAACGCAATCATGTGGAGGCCACGCTGCGTTCTTTGGCCTTCAATGTGGCTGGTGGAGATTCTACGGCCAGTCAATTGCCGCCCATCATAAATGTGTACAACAAATGTGATTTGGTAACCGCGGAAACAAAGTCATCTTCTGATCCTGTTCACCACATATCAGCGCGAGCACAAACTGGTTTAGAACCCCTGCTAGATGACATCGAACAACAGATACTGATCGCCACCGGGCGAAGAAAGCTGCAAATGAGAGTGCCCAGCGGTGGACCCGAAATGGCCTGGCTGTATAAAAACTCAGCTGTGGTAGAAACCATAGCGGATGAGGAGAATCCCGAGCGGTTGATGATGCACGTGGTCATTAGCCAACGCACCCTGGATCAATTCAAACGACAGTTTTGCCAGTGA